The genomic segment TGTCGCGCTCGACGTTGAAGCGGGTGACGGCCGCCCCGTGGACGATGCGGGTGACCGCACCCGGATCGACGTCGGTCAGCAGGGTGTCGTGGCGGACGTCCGCCACCACACACCGGGTCCGTCCTGCGGCGTCCGGTCCCAGCTCGTCCGCCAGCCGCTGCCGTTTCCCGTCGAGTTCGGTTGCGGAGGCGGCACGGACGGCCAGAATCAGGTCATCGTCCCCGTCGTCGAGCAGTGCTGCGGCAAGCCGGCGTCCCAGGTAGCCGTCCGCGCCGGTGATGAGCGTGGTTCCCCTCACGCCGCGCCTCCCCGCAGCTTCGCCAGGACCGTCGTCGCCGCGTCCTCCAGGACGGGCCACGAAGCCGGGTCGAGGCCGTGGCGGTCGGTGAGGGCGAACAGCCAGCGTTCGAGGCCGAAGGCCGCGCAGCAGCTGTCGGCGGCCCGGCCGTCGCGGGTCAGGCCGAAGCCGGACCCGAAGTGGTCGTGGTGCCGGTTGACCGAGGCGATGGCCAGGTCACCGCCGTACGTCGCCTCGTACTTCACCGGCTGGACGCGCTGCAGGAGATGGCGCGGGTTGTCCTCGGGCCGGAAGAACGGGTCGGTCGCCGGGAGCCACTCCAGGTCCAGGTCGATCAGCCCGAAGAACAGGTCGAGGGCGGTCCGGGCCTCGTCGAGGAAAGTGACCGTCTCGGCGGCGGTGCCGACGCAGACGATCTCCCGCATCGTGAAGCTGCTCAGCCGCCGCAGCGGCACGTAGTGCGTCTCCTGACGGAAACAGGTGTTACGGGTCGTCAGGTACAGGGCCTGGTCGAGTACTTCGCCCTGATGACCGCTGTAGAGGTGGTAGCAGGCCGCCGGGGTCAGGACCTCGGTGACCGGTGAGAGCCCGGACAGCGCGACCCGGCCGTCCGCATCCAGGACGGGGCCGGCGAGGAAGGCGTCGATGTTCGGCTCCTCGGGGCTCAGCCGGGCCACGAAGGTCGCCTGGTGCGGGAAGGAGCGGAGGTAGCCGACCTGCTGCAGCCGCTCCGCGGGCAGCGATGCGGGATGCCGCTCCTCCTCCGCGTTCCAGAGGGAGGCGAGCCGTACGAAGGCGCGGTCGCAGTCCTCGGCGAGCCGCAACAGCGGGCCGCGCAGGGCCGCCTGCCCGGACGGCTGCCAGGAAAGGCCGATTCGGTGCAGAGCGGCGAACCGGTCGGGGCCGGCCGCGCTCGCTGTCGCGCGCGTCACGGCGCCACCCCCGCTCCGCCGAACCGGTCCACCATCGTGTGGATGTCACGGAAGTCCCCGGGCCGCAGGTCCTCCACCTCGATCGGTGCGGCGCGCAGCCGTTCCAGGAGCAGCAGGAGTTCCGGCAGGTGCACGGACCTCAGATGCCGCTCCTCGAACAGGGGCGTCCGGTCGGTCAGGCCGTCGGCGGACAGGTCGGGGGCCTTGGTGAGGACCCAGGACCTGAGCCGGTTCCGGATCTCCTGGTCAGAAAGCATCGGCCGGCTCCTTGTCGAGAATCCCCGCCTCGGTGAGGAAGGCCAGGACCCTCGTCGACACCGCACGCCGGTGAGCGCGCTGCGCCGGTGCGGACCAGGCCTGCTCGGCGACCTCCCAGGGATCGTCGAGCCCCGCGTCGGCGTAGACGTCGGGGTTGTAGTACTCGCGCCAGCTGACGACGAAGAACTGCTCCAGCTGACGGCGCAGGTCGGCCACCGTGTCATCGCCCCACGAAGGGACGCAGGCCTCCCACAACGCGGTGACCAGCTGGCGGCCGAAGACCAGGTGCCGCGATTCCTCGACGTGATGGTTGTCGTTGATGAACCGCGACACCGGGTGCAGCCGGGCGTCCCGGGCCTGGACCCAGTTGTAGCGGTCCACGATCTCCTCGAAGATCATGGTCTTGGCGAAGAAGAGGAAGTCCTCGACGCTCTGCGAACGAGTCTCCTCCAGCGCGAACTGGCGGCTCCGGTACACCTTCGCGTACCGGGTGCAGAAGCCGCCGAAGTAGATGCTGTGCTTGTTCTCCTCGTCGAGGAAGTGGTGCAGATACTCCGAGACGTCCACCAGGTCCTTGCGGTACAGCCGCTGCGCCAGGCCCTGCATCAGGCCCTTCTCGCCGTGGATGTTGAGGCTGTAGAAGTTGACGGCCTCATGAAAGGCCAGCCGCCGCCTGGCGGGCTCGTCGAGCGCGTCCCACAACGGGGTGCCGTACAGGCTCACGTACTCGGGTGAGCTGAACCAGTCCTCCTCGGGCCGGACCTCCTCCGGCCACTGCCGCAGCGTGATGTAGGGGTTCTGGTAGGAGCGCTTCGAGAGATGGCTGAGCCTGCTCACGGTGTCACCGAGCGAGGCGATGGCCTCCGCGAGCCGGGGCTTCGGAGCATTCGCTGTACTACTCACACTGTCCTCATCTGACGTGTCGTGTCGGTTCGCGTACCGGCGGCAGGCGGTCGGGGCGGATCCGCCCGGACGCCGGGGACGCGGACGCCGGGGACGCGGACGCAGCGAGCGCGGACGCTGCGGCCGCGGGCGCTCGTCCGGATCACGCGGCGAAGGACTCGGTGGCCTGCAGGATCACGCACTGCCAGTTCAGGCCGAATCCGGCCATCACGAGCGCGACGTACTGACCGGGCCGCAGCCGGCCGGAAGCGATCAGTTCCGCGAGGTTGATGATGTTGTCGGCGGAGATGACGTGCCCCACGTCCCGCATGGACGAGAAGAAGACCTTCCCGGCGTCCACCCCGAGCAGCCGGGCCAGGATCTGCCAGGCCTTGTCGTTGGTGTTCTGGGTGACGACCCAGTCGAGGTCCGCGGCCGACAGCCCGGCCCGGGTCAGGGTCTCGCGCACCAGCCGGTGGGTGTACGCGAAGTACATGCCGACCGTTTCGTCGTCATCCGCCTGCCCGAGGCCGCCGTTGGTGATCTGGTGTGCCGTCACCAGGCGGAACGCGGCGGGTTCCCGGCTGACGACACAGGCCGCCGCGCCGTCGGAGATGAGGTTGTAGGCCTGCTCGTACCGGGCTCCCGCCGGGAAGCGGTCGGCCGTCACGCACAGCACCCGCTCCCAGTCCTCCTCGGCCCGGAGCATCGCCCCGGCCAGCCGCAGGGAGCCCAGCATCGCCGTGCACGCCTGCTGGTTGAGCCCGATGACGACGGCCTTCCCGAGCCCGAAGTCAGCCTGCAGCCGGCCGGCGGGAAAGTCCATGAGGTGCTTCACGTCCCGGCTGCGCTCCCACGCCGCCGGGTCTCCGGCGTTGCCGTTGCCGGGCAGGCACGTCGCGTAGACGATCGCGTCCACGTCGCCCAGCCGGCCGGAGTCGGCCAGCTGCGCGGTGACGTCCCTGGCCAGGTCGTAGGCGCTGGTCGTCGGCTCACAGACGTGGTGCCAGCGGAAGCCGGCCGACTCCAGGTCCTGCGCCGAGGACATCAGGTGCCCCGCGGCCCCGGTCTCGCTGACATGGGCTTTGCGTTCGCCCAGTGTGTGGACGAACGAGTCGACGAATACGTCGGTCACAGCATCTCTCCCAGCAGGCACTCGGGGACCATGGGCCGTGCCGCGGTCCTTGCCGTCCGCCGCGCTGCGGACGGGACCATCGGCCCGAGAGGGTCGGCCGCTCATCTGGAAGCCGGGCCATGAACCGGCGGTGAAGCCGGCCACGTGTGCGTGTTCCCCCGCCTCCAGGGTCCCGTGCGCCGGCACCGGAGTCGATGGCCGCCCGCTGCGGATTGCCGGGACCCGGCTGTGCGCCGAGCACAACGCAGCAGGTCAGGAGCGGAACAAGAGGCCGGAACGGTCGGGAGCTGCGCATCGTGTCGGGGCGCTCATGGGCAGCGCACGGCCACCAGGGCCATCCGGCAGGCGAGTTGGTGCCGGTCGTCGTCGAGCATGCTGCCGGTGAGCGTCTCGATGCGGCGCAGCCGGTTGAGCACGGTGTTGCGATGGCAGTGCAGCTCGTCCGCGGCCCTGGCCGCCGAGCAGCCGCCGCGGAACCAGGCGTCCAGTGTCGCGAGCAGCAGGTCCCGCTCCTCCTGAGGGCAGTCGAGCAGTCTGCCGAACGTGTGGCGGGCCAGCCGCTGGGCGACGTGCGGGCTGGTCACCACGAGGGCCTCCAGCAGGTGGTCGTCGAAGGCCGCGACGCCTTCCGTTGCCGCCGGCAGGGTCTGCAGGGCGGTCTCGGCGCAGTGGTAAGCAGTGGCGATGTCGGAGAGGCTGTCGACCTCGCAGGAGATGCCCACCCGCCGGCCCACGCCGGCCGAGAGAGCTTCGACCAGCCGCCCCAGCGAGGTGCTGCCCAGTTCCAGCAGTCCGATGTGCCGGTCGGTACGCCTGCGCCAGACGGCCAGCACCGCGTGGGAGGGCAGGGCATGACGCAGCGCGCGCGGCGTCCCGCTCCCGAAGCCGTCGGCGTCGTGCTCCCCGCTCGGCACCGTCCCGTCGGCCATGGCGATCACGACGAACCGGCCGCGCGCCGGAAGGCCGAGAGTCACCTGCGCCTCGGCGGCGACCACCGGCTCGACGCCGCGGCCCTCGATCAGCGCGTCGATCACCGTCTCACGGCGTTCGGTGCTGCGGCGCTGGGCGTCGGCCTCCGCCACGCGGTGCCCCTCGACGAAGGCCTGCGAGTAGCTGTCGAGCGCGTCCCACACGGGGCCGCTCTCGTCGAGGAGCCGCTGCAGCACCTCCGGGGACAGCGCCCGGGCCTCGTCGAACAGCTTCTCCCAGAGCAGTTGGGTGGCCAGCCGGTGGACGCGGAGCAGGGATTCGACCGACACGCCTTCCTGGGCGCGGTAGTGTCCCCACGCCATCGGGACGGCCAGTGGGTTGCTGTCGGCGGGCGGCTTGCCCGCGAGGATCCGCAGGAAGCCGAGGACGTTCTCGTGGAGGGAACGGCGTATTTCGGACCCTGGTACGAGCTCCAGATGCCGCACTCCCCTGCCCACGGTCAGTTCCATGAGCTCTTCGACGAGGTGGGGAAGCTGTCTCAGCAGGCCCTCGGCGAGGCCGCGCACCACCGGGGTGGGGCCGCCGCTCCTGTCCCCGTGCGGCGAGGGGAGCCGCAGTATTTCCCCGTGCCCTCCGGCCGGGGTGGAGCCTTGGACGGGGCTCTGAACTGCACTCTGAGCGGTGCTCCGGGCGGAGGTGAAATCCGCGTCGACCGCCGGATGGGCGCGGCCCGGTAACTCCGCCGGCCGGCCGTCGCGGGTCCTGCCCGGCGGTCCCGCCGGGATCCGGACTTCCGGGGAGGCGGACGCCTCCTGCGCGGCCGTCTCCCGCAAGCCGGGATACGACCTGTGCCCCACGTGCTGCTTCCCCACGGACGCGGTACCCCTGGTGGACATCGACATGGCCCCTCCGGTCGTTTCAGCGGACGGCGACGGCGCCTTCGCGCACGCGCCTCGGACGACTGCCGGCCGGCGGGCCCGGTCGCGCGGTGCTCGGCGCGGCACCCGCCAGGGCTGCACCGCCGTGCCCACCAGCGGCGGCCGGGATCACCGGGCCACTGACCGTTTCGTCGGGAAACGCAACGGGGGCACAAGGCTGTACGGCATCCGACCGGGCGGTTCCCACCCATGGACGCCCGAGCAGTCTCGCAGCATGTTTATCACCCTCTGGAACAACGAAGTTACCGAACGGTATCGAACCAGCCGCATCCTGCGGCGGGATGCGCTACGTTCAACTGACGCCGGTTGCGCGCGGGGTGACGCCCCCTCCGCCGCCGCCTCGGCCGCTCGCGCCACGTCGCCGCGCGGTCGCGGTTTCGGCGAAGCCTAAGGATTCCTAAAGCCGACCTCATGTTCCTGTGAAGGTTCCGGCGACGCAGTGCCGCCGAGGTTTGCTTTCCAGTGGTCTAGACCTCTGGTGCAATGTCACTGCAATACCCGGGACGAGGCAACCCTCCTCGCCCATGACCGTGCGTCAGTTCGGTCCGTCAGCGCCCCATCGGCAACTTTCGCCCCTCCTATAGCAACGAAATCCGGGTGGATGAACGGGCGTTCGATGTGGCAGTGTCCCGCCGCAGCGCAGTCCAGACCCAAGGATGGGATGAACTTGTTGCAGCTCAACGATCGAGGCGAGCACCGGCGCCGCTCGGCGGCCAAGAGACGGACGCTCCTCGCCATCGCGCTGGCCTCCGCCACGCTGGTCGCCGGCGGCGTCACCGCACTCGCCACCACGGGCGGCATCGGCGGCACGAACACCCAGCAGGTGGACTCCGCATCCCCGCAGGCGCTGGACGACGTTCCGCCCGACGAGCCGCGCAAGGGCATGGTGTACAAGGGCCTGGAAGCCGCCCCCGAGGACAGCTCGTGTGTCGGCGGCTTCGAGGTCGAGGGCGTCAAGCAGTGCACGCACGGCCCCGACTCACCGCCCAAGGGCGTGGACATCACCAAGGACACGCCTCCGGCCGTCAAGGCGGCCGTGGTGTCCTCCATACCCGAGGCCGGCGCCGGCAAGGCCCCGGGCGGCGCCGAGTTGCTCTCCGACGTGCCGGCGACGCTGGACGCCGCCCACCCCGGCAAGGCCATCGCGTCGGCGCCGCCCGCCTCGACGGGCACCACAGGCACCGCCGCCAAGAGCGCCGCGGCGCAGGACGCGGCGTCGGCCGTGATCTGTGACGGCGACGGCTCGACCGGCAACCGCGTCCAGGTCGTCTACGCGCACGGCCCCGGTGCGAACCGGTTCGCCGAGTACCTGCCCTCGTTCAAGAAGTGGGCCCACGACTCCGACGTCATCTACAACGCGAGCGCGACGGAGACCGGCGGTGTGCGGCACATCCGCTACGTCACCGAGTCCGACTGCACCGTCGCGGTACTCAACCTCGAAGTGCCGGCTTCCGCGATGCAGGACTTCAGCGCCACCAACCAGGCGCTGGCGGCGCAGGGCCTGAACCGCCGCGACCGCAAGTACATGATCTTCGCGGACTCCAACGTCTACTGCGGCATCGGCAGCTTCGCGGGTGACGAGCGTCCCGGCCCGGAGAACTCCAGCAACTTCGGCCCTTCCTACGGCCGGACGGACTCCGGCTGCTGGGGAGGTTCGACGCCCGCCCACGAACTCGGCCACAACCTCGGCGCGGTCAACAACAGTGCCCCGCACACCAGCCGCGGCGGCCACTGCGTCGACGAGTGGGACATCATGTGCTACTCGGACACGCCGTACTACCCGCAGATGCAGATCCACTGCCCGAACCGCAGCAGTGACGACCGGCTCGACTGCAATCACGACGACTACTTCAACACCAACCCGCAGCCGGGCAGCTACCTGACGACGCACTGGAACATCGCCAACAACCAGTTCCTGCTCAGCAACGGCGGCAGCAACCCCAATCCCAACCCGACGCCGAGCCCGACACCGTCCCCCACCAAGACGGCCGGTCCGACGCCGAACCCGACCACCACCACGCCGAACCCCAACCCGACGACCGGTCCTGATGTCGTCGTGAGTCAGGTGACCCAGAACTCCGCGGTGCTCACGTGGAAGCCGGCCACCGGCGCCACCGGGTACGACCTGCTGCTGGACCAGAGGGCCATCGGCAACGTCAAGGCCACCACCGTGCGCGTGGTCAGCCTGAAGCCCGGCACGCAGTACAAGGTCGCCGTCGCCGTGCACGGCGCGGACGGCAAGGTCTCCGCACCCGGTCGTCAGGCGGCGTTCCGTACCCAGCCGGCCGGCGGAACGACGGCCGGCCCGGTCGAGCCCGGCAAGCGGTACCTGATGCTGAACAGCTTCACCGGACAGGCCGCCGACATGTACGGCTCCTCCCGGGCCAACGGCGCGGTGCTCATCGGCTACCAGCGGCACGGCTACACCAACCAGCAGTGGCTGTTCGAGAGCGTCGGCGGCGGCTACGTCCGGGTCAAGTCCGCGGTGTCCGGCAAGTGCCTGCAGATCGGCGGGAAGCCGGTCGCGGGTCAGTGGATCGCCCAGCAGCCGTGCGGCACCGCCGCATCGCAAGCGTGGAAGATCACCGCCAACGCCACCGGCTACACGCTCGGCGTCAAGGGCTCACCGCTCGTCCTCGGCGTGAGCAACCGCGACTACTACGGCGGGGCGTTGCTGGAGCTGCAGCAGCCCGGCAACCAGGCCTGGCAGCGCTGGACTTTCCAGCAGTCCACGTCCTGACGACGGACGAAACCTCATGAACTGACGGGCCCGCCCCACCGGGCGGGCCCGTCAGCACTCCTGTGGGCCCGCCCGCCGCCCGTCCCGCCGTGTCTCCCGACCCTCCCGAAAGCCGGTCCCCGATGCACCTCCCGTCCCTCCGCCTGCTCCGGCCGCTCACGGCCGCACTGCTGATCACCCTCGCCACCCTGCTGTCGCTGCTGTCCACGAGCCCGGCGTCCGCCCATGGGGACACCATCCACCTGGAGATCACCGGCAACGCGGAGGGCCGCCTGACGGTCACGGCCACCTGGGACGAGGACCACCACCCCGTGGACGAGAAGGTCGCCGCGACGCTGCAGGCGACGGCGGCGGACGGCAGGCAGGTCGGGCCGTGGGCCCTCACCCCGCTGGACATGGCGCAGGGCACCTACACCGTCGCCGTACCGCTGCCGCCCGGCACCTGGCAGATCGCGGCGGAGTCCGCGTTCCCGGCCATCGGCGCCGGAAAGACCACCCTCAAGGTCACAGCTGTTCCGGGCCGCCCGGCACCCAGCACGTCCGCCACCACGCCCGCTCCCCCGGTCTCCGCCGCGCCGGCCCCCAGCCACCCGGCCGCCCAGCCGACCGCAGCCGCCGACACCGACGGTTCCGGTTCGTCGTCCACCCTGCTGCTGGGTGCCGCCGCCACGGGAGTCGTCGTCGCGGCCGGCGCCGCGCTCCTGATCGTCCGCCGACGCCGGTCCGGCAGCCAGGCGTAGTGCCGGAAGCGCGACGGCGCGGCTCTCCACGACCGCAGGACGGGAGCCGACCGCTGTGCGGCCCCCGTCGCGGGCGGTCGTCAGACCTCCAGGTCGGCCTCGATCTTCCTGAGCTGATGCCTGGCCATCGCCAGGTTGGCCCGTCCCTTGTCCAGTGCCAGGTAGAGGAAGAGGCCGTTCTTGCCGCGTCCCTTGATCAGCCGGATCAGGTGGTACTGGCTGCCGAGGGTGATGAGGATGTCCTCGATGTCGTCCTTGAGGCCGAGCATCTCCATGGTGCGCACCTTCGCGCGCACCACGTCGGTGTTCCCGGCGGCGGCGACCGTCAGGTCGAGGTCCTTGCCGCCGCCGATCGTGCCCAGTGCCATGCCGCTGGTGTAGTCGACGAGCGCGACGCCCAGCGTGCCCTCGATCGATGTCGTCGCTTCCTTGAGGGAGGTCTCGATGTTCGTCATGAGCGGGTACTTCCTTCCGGTCTTTGCGGTGGTGTGCAGTGGTCTGCTGTGGGTGATGCGTCGGAACGGTGGTGCGGTCAGGTGGTCTCGGGCCGGATCAGCGTGCTGTCGGTCAGTTCGGCGATGCGCGCACTGCACCGGCGGGCCTCCAGGTGGAGTCGGCCCACGTTGGCGTCCGTCCCGGCCCATGCGGTCAGGACGACGGAGACGCCTGCCGCATAGGTGGCGACATAGCCCTGCTCGCCCCTGACCAGCAGCTCCCGGAACGCGCCCCGGTCGGTTCCGTCCGCCAGGCGGAGGGCGACCGAGAGCACGGCGGCGCTGAGCGCGGCGACGGTCTCGGACTCCGGGGTGGGAAGGTCCTGGGCCAGCACCAGACCGTCGATACTCGCCGCGAGCACGCCGGTGAGGTGGGGAACGCGGGCCCGTAACCTCCGGAGCTCTTCCAGGACATCGGCCTCCGTCGCCATCAGCTGTCTCCTTTCGGCGCGCTGTCTCAGTGCGCGTCTCATGACGGCGTTGCCGGTGCCTCATGGGCGGGCCGGAAGATCACAGGGTTGCCTCCAATGCGTCACGCAGTCGGCGCAGCAGGGATATGTCGGGGTCCGCGGACAGGTCCGCGACCCAGGCCGGGATGGGGGAAGGCTCGGCCGCCGCCGATCGGCGGGGTGTCCGCAGATGCCCGGCGGCGGCCAGCCGGCGCACGTCGACGAGGGTGTGGAAGGCGGGACGGCCCAGGAGCCGGGCCATCGTGAACGGGGTCCGTACGCCGTCCGCCAGATCCAGGACGGCGCGCTGCCGCCGGGTGACCGCGGGGTTGTCGGCCGCCCGGTCGCGGACGACCGGCGCACTGTCGACTTCGGGGTGCGGCCAGATCCCGTCCAGCAGCTCCTGCCGCCGCCGGGTCTCACGCTCGACGACCTCGGCACGCAGCGGGCGTACGGGCCCGAACCAGTGGGTGGCTCCGTAGCGGAAGCGGGTCGGGCCGGTTCTGGGGGCGAGCGCGAAGAACGCGGCGTCGAAGACCGCGCCGAGATGGCAGATCTCCAGCTCCCCGCTGGTGAGCAGGTTGCTCTCGACGAGGCTGCGCCCGACCCGGCACCGTGCCCCCGCCCGGTCGATGGTCTGCTGCCACTCCGCCGGGGAGAGCCGGCGGCGGGCGAGCAGCAGCACGTCGACGCCGGGTGCCGCGGGACTCTCGGCGTGGACGACTTCTCCGTCGAGCAGATAGACCGTGCCCGTCTCCCGCAGCAGGGCGCCGGTGGCCCGGTCTCCGGCCATACGGACCAGCATCGAGGGGTTCAGCGCTCTCATCCGAGCACCAGGCGCTCGGCCAGTCCCTGGAGCCGGAGCCGGGCAAGGGCGAGATTTCCCTCGTCGCGGTCGAGCCAGAGATGGAAGAAGACGCTGCTGTCGAAGGTGGTGTCGACGAAGCGCAGCAGGTGATAGCTGGTGGGAGTGGTGACGATGACGTCCTCGACGGGCGATCCCTTGGCGCCCTCGGCGTCGCCCTGGTTCCCGGCCGGCGCGAAGGCGGTGTGTTCGGCGGCCATCCGGGCCAGTTCGGCCGTCTCGACCGCCGTGGTCTCGTAGTCGTTCGTGGGGGATACGCCGAGAGTGCCGAGCGCCAGTCCCGTGGTCCACTCGACGACGGCGGCTCCCCGTGCACCGGGCAGACCCATCGCTTCGAGTAAGCACTCATCGATTCCGGGCACGCGGATTCCCTCTCGGTTCGCGGCAGTTGAGGACCCCAGCT from the Streptomyces sp. RKAG293 genome contains:
- a CDS encoding roadblock/LC7 domain-containing protein, whose product is MRRALRQRAERRQLMATEADVLEELRRLRARVPHLTGVLAASIDGLVLAQDLPTPESETVAALSAAVLSVALRLADGTDRGAFRELLVRGEQGYVATYAAGVSVVLTAWAGTDANVGRLHLEARRCSARIAELTDSTLIRPETT
- a CDS encoding RICIN domain-containing protein, which encodes MNLLQLNDRGEHRRRSAAKRRTLLAIALASATLVAGGVTALATTGGIGGTNTQQVDSASPQALDDVPPDEPRKGMVYKGLEAAPEDSSCVGGFEVEGVKQCTHGPDSPPKGVDITKDTPPAVKAAVVSSIPEAGAGKAPGGAELLSDVPATLDAAHPGKAIASAPPASTGTTGTAAKSAAAQDAASAVICDGDGSTGNRVQVVYAHGPGANRFAEYLPSFKKWAHDSDVIYNASATETGGVRHIRYVTESDCTVAVLNLEVPASAMQDFSATNQALAAQGLNRRDRKYMIFADSNVYCGIGSFAGDERPGPENSSNFGPSYGRTDSGCWGGSTPAHELGHNLGAVNNSAPHTSRGGHCVDEWDIMCYSDTPYYPQMQIHCPNRSSDDRLDCNHDDYFNTNPQPGSYLTTHWNIANNQFLLSNGGSNPNPNPTPSPTPSPTKTAGPTPNPTTTTPNPNPTTGPDVVVSQVTQNSAVLTWKPATGATGYDLLLDQRAIGNVKATTVRVVSLKPGTQYKVAVAVHGADGKVSAPGRQAAFRTQPAGGTTAGPVEPGKRYLMLNSFTGQAADMYGSSRANGAVLIGYQRHGYTNQQWLFESVGGGYVRVKSAVSGKCLQIGGKPVAGQWIAQQPCGTAASQAWKITANATGYTLGVKGSPLVLGVSNRDYYGGALLELQQPGNQAWQRWTFQQSTS
- a CDS encoding transcriptional regulator; translated protein: MRALNPSMLVRMAGDRATGALLRETGTVYLLDGEVVHAESPAAPGVDVLLLARRRLSPAEWQQTIDRAGARCRVGRSLVESNLLTSGELEICHLGAVFDAAFFALAPRTGPTRFRYGATHWFGPVRPLRAEVVERETRRRQELLDGIWPHPEVDSAPVVRDRAADNPAVTRRQRAVLDLADGVRTPFTMARLLGRPAFHTLVDVRRLAAAGHLRTPRRSAAAEPSPIPAWVADLSADPDISLLRRLRDALEATL
- a CDS encoding PucR family transcriptional regulator, with the translated sequence MSTRGTASVGKQHVGHRSYPGLRETAAQEASASPEVRIPAGPPGRTRDGRPAELPGRAHPAVDADFTSARSTAQSAVQSPVQGSTPAGGHGEILRLPSPHGDRSGGPTPVVRGLAEGLLRQLPHLVEELMELTVGRGVRHLELVPGSEIRRSLHENVLGFLRILAGKPPADSNPLAVPMAWGHYRAQEGVSVESLLRVHRLATQLLWEKLFDEARALSPEVLQRLLDESGPVWDALDSYSQAFVEGHRVAEADAQRRSTERRETVIDALIEGRGVEPVVAAEAQVTLGLPARGRFVVIAMADGTVPSGEHDADGFGSGTPRALRHALPSHAVLAVWRRRTDRHIGLLELGSTSLGRLVEALSAGVGRRVGISCEVDSLSDIATAYHCAETALQTLPAATEGVAAFDDHLLEALVVTSPHVAQRLARHTFGRLLDCPQEERDLLLATLDAWFRGGCSAARAADELHCHRNTVLNRLRRIETLTGSMLDDDRHQLACRMALVAVRCP
- a CDS encoding 3-oxoacyl-[acyl-carrier-protein] synthase III C-terminal domain-containing protein, coding for MTDVFVDSFVHTLGERKAHVSETGAAGHLMSSAQDLESAGFRWHHVCEPTTSAYDLARDVTAQLADSGRLGDVDAIVYATCLPGNGNAGDPAAWERSRDVKHLMDFPAGRLQADFGLGKAVVIGLNQQACTAMLGSLRLAGAMLRAEEDWERVLCVTADRFPAGARYEQAYNLISDGAAACVVSREPAAFRLVTAHQITNGGLGQADDDETVGMYFAYTHRLVRETLTRAGLSAADLDWVVTQNTNDKAWQILARLLGVDAGKVFFSSMRDVGHVISADNIINLAELIASGRLRPGQYVALVMAGFGLNWQCVILQATESFAA
- a CDS encoding diiron oxygenase — its product is MSSTANAPKPRLAEAIASLGDTVSRLSHLSKRSYQNPYITLRQWPEEVRPEEDWFSSPEYVSLYGTPLWDALDEPARRRLAFHEAVNFYSLNIHGEKGLMQGLAQRLYRKDLVDVSEYLHHFLDEENKHSIYFGGFCTRYAKVYRSRQFALEETRSQSVEDFLFFAKTMIFEEIVDRYNWVQARDARLHPVSRFINDNHHVEESRHLVFGRQLVTALWEACVPSWGDDTVADLRRQLEQFFVVSWREYYNPDVYADAGLDDPWEVAEQAWSAPAQRAHRRAVSTRVLAFLTEAGILDKEPADAF